Proteins from one Gibbsiella quercinecans genomic window:
- a CDS encoding type II toxin-antitoxin system VapC family toxin, with protein sequence MIILDTPVLQELLRPTPHYNVVKWLNEQDTYAFYLCAPVVAELFTEVAAMPAGEKQAAVSASLLGMLQEEFGERILPFDAECALRQAQLNAANRQSERPMSYPDAQIAAICLQHGATLATRNTPSFLHCGINLIDPWRVPTGHRLHQDAAEYYVMSRKS encoded by the coding sequence ATGATTATTCTAGACACCCCGGTGCTGCAAGAGCTACTGCGCCCCACGCCGCATTACAACGTCGTGAAATGGCTCAATGAGCAAGATACCTACGCATTTTACCTGTGCGCCCCGGTGGTCGCCGAGTTGTTCACAGAGGTGGCCGCGATGCCGGCCGGGGAGAAGCAGGCCGCCGTTAGCGCCAGCCTGCTGGGGATGCTGCAGGAAGAGTTTGGCGAGCGCATCCTGCCGTTTGATGCCGAGTGCGCCCTGCGGCAAGCGCAGCTAAACGCCGCAAACCGGCAAAGCGAACGGCCGATGAGCTATCCTGATGCCCAGATCGCCGCCATCTGCCTGCAGCACGGCGCCACGCTGGCGACACGCAACACCCCATCGTTCCTGCACTGCGGCATCAACCTGATCGATCCCTGGCGGGTGCCGACCGGCCACCGCCTGCATCAAGACGCGGCGGAATACTACGTGATGAGCCGCAAATCCTGA
- the gntX gene encoding DNA utilization protein GntX, with protein MLSICGRCWLCRQPLRLAAQGICSYCLPPLLATQPCCPRCGLPADPRYICGRCLQRPPPWQRMVFVADYRPPLSQLIQKFKYHHAPELAPTLARLLLLRWLQTRREQYLNNPEIIVAVPLQRKRAWRRGYNQTDLLARPLARWLGCEYRPAALRRVRAATPQRQLTARQRRRNLRGAFRCEDDLAGRHVALLDDVVTTGSTVAEIAKLLRQQGVASLQIWCICRTL; from the coding sequence ATGCTATCAATCTGCGGCCGCTGTTGGCTATGCCGGCAGCCATTACGCCTGGCCGCACAAGGCATTTGCAGCTATTGCCTGCCGCCGCTGCTCGCCACGCAGCCCTGTTGCCCCCGCTGCGGCCTGCCGGCGGATCCACGTTATATCTGCGGGCGTTGCCTGCAACGGCCGCCGCCGTGGCAGCGCATGGTATTTGTGGCGGATTATCGCCCGCCGCTCAGCCAATTAATCCAGAAGTTCAAATACCATCATGCGCCGGAATTGGCGCCCACGCTGGCGCGTCTGTTACTGTTGCGCTGGTTGCAAACCCGGCGAGAGCAATATCTGAACAACCCCGAGATCATTGTCGCGGTACCTTTACAGAGAAAACGCGCCTGGCGGCGGGGCTATAACCAAACGGATTTGCTCGCCCGCCCGCTGGCGCGCTGGCTGGGGTGCGAATATCGCCCCGCGGCGCTGCGCCGAGTGCGGGCGGCCACGCCGCAACGGCAATTGACGGCCCGCCAGCGGCGGCGCAACCTGCGCGGCGCATTCCGCTGTGAGGATGATCTTGCCGGGCGGCACGTGGCGCTGCTGGACGACGTAGTCACCACTGGCAGTACCGTGGCGGAAATCGCTAAACTATTACGGCAGCAAGGCGTCGCGTCATTGCAGATATGGTGCATTTGCCGCACGTTGTAG
- the malQ gene encoding 4-alpha-glucanotransferase, which yields MERKGIEQAAVRAGIAADFVNAHGKLQAIGHETKRKLLAAMNQQQAVSGAAQTAPLPTVKVFHAGSPIALPLTGGGEYHWQLVLEDGGQRQGRARASKTLTLPDNLPLGYHQLTLAQGEQQWACRLIVAPQRCFEPDSLQAGKKLWGACVQLYTLRSEHNWGIGDFGDLQRMVVEVGGRGGAFVGLNPIHALYPANPESASPYSPSSRRWLNVIYIDVNAVEDFQRSAAAQKWWKKTATQTQLHAARSSDWVDYSAVTRLKLAALKLAFPLFLARSADDPLKQAFDTFVAAGGASLYQQAVFDALHAHLCAEDGAMWGWPAWPAAYRQANSEAVTQFCQQHQEEVAFYQWLQWLAASQFDACFRLSQRQQMPIGLYRDLAVGVAEGGAETWWERELYCLQASVGAPPDILGPLGQNWGLPPMDPHVMRARGYQPFIDLLRANMTSCGALRIDHVMALLRLWWIPYGETADRGAYVQYPVDDLLAVLALESQRHRCMIIGEDLGTVPVEIVSKLRDSGVYSYKVLYFEHDEENQFRAPQAYPVQAMATITTHDLPTLRGYWQSDDLHLGEKLGLYPDAQVLRGLYAERDRAKQGLLDGLHRYGCVPQKVGKRAATLAMSPLLNRGLQRYIADSASALLGLQPEDWLDMAEPVNIPGTSNQYPNWRRKLTDTLEAMFADRQVNRLLKDLDRRRRKVSVR from the coding sequence ATGGAGCGTAAAGGTATTGAGCAGGCGGCGGTGCGGGCGGGTATTGCTGCCGACTTCGTCAATGCCCATGGCAAGCTGCAGGCCATTGGGCATGAAACCAAACGTAAACTGCTGGCGGCGATGAATCAGCAGCAGGCCGTGTCCGGCGCGGCACAAACCGCGCCGTTGCCGACGGTGAAAGTGTTTCACGCCGGCAGCCCGATCGCGCTGCCGCTGACGGGCGGCGGCGAATACCACTGGCAACTGGTGCTTGAAGATGGCGGCCAACGGCAGGGGCGCGCCCGGGCGAGCAAGACCTTGACGCTGCCGGATAACCTGCCGTTGGGCTACCACCAACTGACGTTGGCGCAGGGGGAACAGCAATGGGCGTGCCGGCTGATCGTCGCGCCGCAACGCTGCTTTGAGCCAGATAGCCTGCAGGCGGGGAAAAAGCTGTGGGGGGCTTGTGTTCAGTTATACACCTTGCGCTCTGAGCACAACTGGGGCATCGGGGACTTTGGCGATCTGCAACGGATGGTGGTGGAAGTGGGTGGGCGCGGCGGGGCGTTTGTCGGCCTTAACCCGATTCACGCGCTGTATCCGGCCAACCCGGAAAGCGCCAGCCCCTACAGCCCGTCATCCCGGCGCTGGCTGAACGTGATTTATATTGATGTGAATGCGGTGGAGGATTTCCAGCGCAGCGCAGCGGCCCAAAAGTGGTGGAAGAAAACGGCCACCCAAACACAGTTGCACGCGGCACGCAGCAGTGACTGGGTGGATTACAGCGCGGTGACTCGCCTGAAGCTGGCGGCGCTGAAGCTGGCTTTTCCACTGTTTTTAGCGCGCAGCGCGGATGATCCATTAAAACAGGCTTTCGATACCTTTGTTGCCGCCGGCGGCGCTAGCCTGTATCAGCAGGCGGTGTTCGATGCGTTACACGCTCATCTGTGCGCGGAGGATGGCGCCATGTGGGGCTGGCCGGCATGGCCAGCGGCATACCGCCAGGCGAACAGCGAAGCGGTCACGCAGTTTTGCCAACAGCATCAGGAAGAGGTGGCGTTTTATCAGTGGCTGCAATGGCTGGCCGCCAGCCAGTTTGATGCCTGCTTTCGTCTGAGCCAGCGGCAGCAGATGCCGATTGGGCTGTACCGCGATCTGGCGGTGGGCGTAGCCGAAGGCGGCGCGGAAACTTGGTGGGAGCGTGAACTGTATTGCCTGCAGGCTTCGGTCGGCGCGCCGCCCGACATTCTCGGCCCGTTGGGGCAGAACTGGGGCCTACCGCCGATGGATCCGCACGTGATGAGGGCGCGTGGCTACCAGCCGTTTATCGATCTGCTGCGAGCCAATATGACCAGCTGCGGCGCACTGCGTATCGATCACGTGATGGCGTTGCTGCGCCTGTGGTGGATCCCATATGGCGAAACGGCCGATCGCGGCGCCTATGTGCAATACCCGGTGGACGATCTGCTGGCGGTGCTGGCGTTGGAAAGCCAGCGGCACCGCTGCATGATCATCGGTGAAGACTTGGGCACCGTGCCGGTCGAGATCGTCAGCAAGCTGCGCGACAGCGGGGTTTACTCTTACAAAGTGTTGTATTTCGAGCATGATGAAGAGAACCAGTTCCGGGCGCCGCAGGCTTACCCGGTGCAGGCGATGGCCACCATCACCACCCACGATCTGCCCACCTTGCGCGGCTATTGGCAAAGCGACGATTTGCATCTGGGGGAAAAGCTGGGGCTGTATCCGGATGCGCAGGTGCTGCGTGGGCTGTATGCCGAGCGCGACCGGGCCAAACAGGGCTTGCTTGATGGCCTGCATCGCTATGGCTGCGTGCCGCAGAAGGTGGGCAAACGCGCGGCAACGCTGGCCATGAGCCCGCTGCTGAACCGCGGCCTGCAGCGCTATATCGCCGATAGCGCCAGTGCGTTGCTCGGCCTGCAGCCGGAAGACTGGCTGGACATGGCGGAGCCGGTGAATATTCCCGGCACCAGCAATCAGTACCCAAACTGGCGGCGGAAGCTGACGGATACGCTAGAGGCGATGTTTGCCGATCGGCAGGTGAACCGGTTACTGAAGGATTTGGATCGGCGGCGCCGGAAGGTGTCGGTGAGGTAG
- the greB gene encoding transcription elongation factor GreB, whose protein sequence is MRTQLITREGYDKLKQELDYLWREERPEVTKKVTWAASLGDRSENADYQYNKKRLREIDRRVRYLTKCLEQLRIVDYSPQQEGKVFFGAWVEIENDDGEVKRFRIVGYDEIFGRKDYISIDAPMARALLKKAVGDVALVNTPVGEAQWYINAISYSA, encoded by the coding sequence ATGAGAACACAGCTAATCACCCGCGAGGGGTATGACAAACTCAAACAGGAACTGGATTATCTCTGGCGTGAAGAACGCCCCGAAGTCACCAAGAAGGTGACCTGGGCCGCCAGCCTGGGCGATCGCAGCGAAAACGCCGACTATCAATATAACAAGAAGCGGCTGCGCGAAATCGATCGCCGCGTGCGCTATCTTACCAAGTGCCTGGAGCAGTTACGGATCGTCGATTACTCGCCGCAGCAGGAAGGGAAGGTGTTCTTCGGCGCCTGGGTCGAGATCGAAAACGATGACGGCGAGGTGAAACGCTTTCGCATCGTCGGTTATGACGAGATTTTCGGCCGCAAAGACTACATCTCCATCGACGCGCCGATGGCGCGCGCGCTGTTGAAAAAAGCGGTTGGCGATGTGGCGCTCGTCAATACGCCGGTGGGCGAAGCGCAATGGTATATTAATGCCATCAGCTACTCGGCCTGA
- the envZ gene encoding two-component system sensor histidine kinase EnvZ, translated as MRRLRFSPRSSFARTLLLIVTLLFVSLVTTYLVVLNFAILPSLQQFNKVLAYEVRMLMTDQLQLEDGTLLEVPPAFRREIYRELGISLYTNAAAEESGLRWAQHYEFLSQQMAQQLGGPTEVRVEVNKNSPVVWLKTWLSPDIWVRVPLTEIHQGDFSPLFRYTLAIMLLAIGGAWLFIRIQNRPLVELEHAALQVGKGIIPPPLREYGASEVRSVTRAFNQMASGVKQLADDRTLLMAGVSHDLRTPLTRIRLATEMMSTEDGYLAESINKDIEECNDIIEQFIDYLRTGQEMQMELGDLNAILGEVVAAESGYERVIETDLAPGELLMHLHPLSIKRAAVNMVVNAARYGNGWIKVSSGRELQRGWFQVEDDGPGIKPEELKHLFQPFVRGDSARSTSGTGLGLAIVQRIIDGHDGVLDIGTSERGGLRIRAYLPLPLEGKEPANAHPAVKES; from the coding sequence ATGAGGCGATTGCGCTTTTCACCGCGTAGCTCATTTGCCCGAACCCTGCTGTTGATCGTCACCTTGCTGTTCGTCAGCCTGGTGACGACCTACCTGGTAGTGCTGAACTTCGCCATCCTGCCCAGCCTGCAACAGTTTAATAAGGTCTTGGCTTACGAAGTGCGTATGCTGATGACCGACCAACTGCAGCTGGAGGATGGCACCCTGCTTGAGGTGCCGCCGGCGTTTCGCCGCGAAATCTACCGTGAGCTGGGTATTTCCCTCTATACCAACGCCGCCGCTGAAGAAAGCGGCCTGCGCTGGGCGCAGCACTATGAGTTCCTGAGCCAGCAGATGGCGCAGCAGTTGGGCGGGCCGACGGAAGTGCGGGTGGAGGTGAACAAGAACTCGCCGGTAGTGTGGCTGAAAACCTGGCTCTCGCCGGATATCTGGGTGCGCGTGCCGCTCACCGAAATTCATCAGGGCGATTTCTCGCCGCTGTTCCGCTATACCTTGGCGATCATGCTGCTGGCTATCGGTGGCGCCTGGCTGTTTATCCGCATTCAGAACCGGCCGCTGGTGGAGCTGGAGCACGCGGCGCTGCAGGTGGGGAAAGGCATTATCCCGCCGCCGCTGCGCGAGTACGGCGCGTCTGAGGTGCGCTCCGTCACGCGCGCCTTTAACCAGATGGCGTCGGGCGTGAAGCAATTGGCTGACGACCGCACGCTGCTGATGGCCGGGGTCAGCCACGACTTGCGCACGCCGCTGACGCGTATTCGCCTGGCCACGGAAATGATGAGCACCGAAGACGGCTACCTGGCGGAATCGATCAACAAGGATATTGAAGAGTGTAATGATATTATCGAGCAGTTCATCGACTACCTGCGCACCGGGCAGGAGATGCAGATGGAACTGGGCGATCTGAATGCCATTCTGGGCGAGGTGGTGGCGGCCGAAAGCGGCTACGAACGGGTGATTGAGACCGATCTGGCGCCGGGCGAACTGCTAATGCATTTGCACCCGCTCTCAATTAAGCGGGCGGCGGTTAATATGGTGGTGAATGCGGCACGTTACGGCAATGGCTGGATCAAGGTCAGCAGCGGGCGTGAATTGCAACGCGGCTGGTTCCAGGTGGAAGACGACGGCCCAGGCATCAAGCCTGAAGAGCTCAAGCACCTGTTCCAGCCGTTCGTGCGCGGCGACAGCGCACGCAGCACCAGCGGCACCGGTCTGGGGCTGGCGATTGTGCAGCGGATTATCGACGGCCATGACGGCGTGCTGGATATTGGCACCAGCGAGCGCGGCGGCCTGCGTATCCGCGCCTATCTGCCGTTGCCGTTGGAAGGGAAAGAACCGGCCAACGCGCACCCGGCGGTGAAGGAAAGCTGA
- the nfuA gene encoding Fe-S biogenesis protein NfuA — protein MIRITDAAQEHFAKLLANQEEGTQIRVFVINPGTPTAECGVSYCPPDAVEATDVELKFDKLSAYVDELSAPYLEDAEIDFVTDQLGSQLTLKAPNAKMRKVGEDAPLIERVEYVLQSQINPQLAGHGGRVTLMEITDDGLAILQFGGGCNGCSMVDVTLKEGIEKELLQTFPELKGVRDLTEHQRGEHSYF, from the coding sequence ATGATTCGTATAACAGATGCTGCACAGGAACATTTTGCCAAACTGCTGGCAAATCAAGAAGAAGGCACCCAAATCCGCGTCTTCGTGATTAACCCGGGCACGCCGACGGCCGAATGCGGCGTCTCTTATTGCCCGCCGGACGCGGTGGAAGCAACGGACGTCGAACTGAAATTCGATAAGCTGTCTGCTTACGTCGATGAATTGAGCGCGCCGTATCTGGAAGATGCCGAGATCGACTTCGTGACCGATCAGCTGGGTTCGCAGCTGACGCTGAAAGCGCCTAACGCCAAAATGCGTAAGGTCGGCGAGGATGCCCCATTGATTGAACGGGTTGAATATGTTCTGCAATCGCAGATCAACCCACAGTTGGCCGGCCACGGCGGCCGCGTGACGCTGATGGAAATCACCGACGATGGGCTGGCGATCCTGCAATTCGGCGGCGGTTGCAACGGCTGTTCGATGGTCGACGTGACGCTGAAAGAAGGTATTGAGAAAGAGCTGTTGCAGACGTTCCCTGAACTGAAAGGCGTGCGCGATCTTACCGAGCACCAGCGCGGCGAACACTCTTACTTCTAA
- the ompR gene encoding two-component system response regulator OmpR, producing MQENHKILVVDDDMRLRALLERYLTEQGFQVRSVANAEQMDRLLTRESFHLMVLDLMLPGEDGLSICRRLRSQSNPMPIIMVTAKGEEVDRIVGLEIGADDYIPKPFNPRELLARIRAVLRRQANELPGAPSQEEAVIAFGKFKLNLGTREMFREDEPMPLTSGEFAVLKALVSHPREPLSRDKLMNLARGREYSAMERSIDVQISRLRRMVEEDPAHPRYIQTVWGLGYVFVPDGSKA from the coding sequence ATGCAAGAGAATCATAAGATTCTGGTCGTCGATGATGACATGCGCCTGCGTGCGCTTTTGGAACGCTATTTAACCGAACAGGGCTTCCAGGTTCGCAGCGTAGCTAATGCTGAGCAAATGGATCGCCTGCTGACGCGTGAGTCTTTCCACCTGATGGTGTTGGATCTGATGCTGCCTGGCGAAGACGGCCTGTCGATCTGCCGCCGTCTGCGCAGCCAGAGCAACCCGATGCCGATCATTATGGTCACGGCTAAGGGTGAAGAGGTTGACCGCATCGTTGGCCTGGAAATCGGCGCCGATGACTACATTCCAAAACCGTTCAACCCGCGCGAACTGCTGGCGCGTATCCGCGCGGTGCTGCGCCGCCAGGCCAATGAGCTGCCGGGCGCACCTTCGCAGGAAGAAGCGGTGATCGCCTTCGGCAAGTTCAAGCTGAACCTGGGGACGCGCGAGATGTTCCGCGAAGATGAACCCATGCCGCTGACCAGCGGTGAGTTCGCCGTGCTGAAAGCGCTGGTGAGCCACCCGCGCGAGCCGCTTTCGCGTGATAAGTTGATGAACCTGGCGCGCGGTCGTGAATACAGCGCGATGGAGCGTTCGATTGACGTGCAGATTTCCCGCCTGCGCCGCATGGTTGAAGAAGATCCCGCACATCCACGTTACATCCAGACCGTCTGGGGCCTGGGCTACGTCTTCGTACCGGACGGCAGTAAGGCATGA
- the bioH gene encoding pimeloyl-ACP methyl ester esterase BioH, whose amino-acid sequence MTALYWQTIGEGERDLVLLHGWGLNAEVWGCTLERLAPHFRLHLVDLPGYGRSQGFGALSLAQMAEVVLAAAPPQAWWLGWSLGGLVVSQIALTQPQRVQGLITVASSPCFSAHDDWPGIRPDVLSGFQHQLSHDFQRTVERFLALQTLGTASARQDARLLKSVVLSQPMPGVDVLNGGLEILRTSDLRRPMAALTLPLLRIYGYLDGLVPRKVAALLDAQWPQSRSVIIPKAAHAPFISHPEEFAEVITRFVAER is encoded by the coding sequence ATGACGGCGCTGTATTGGCAAACGATAGGCGAAGGCGAACGCGATCTTGTGCTGCTGCACGGGTGGGGCTTGAATGCGGAAGTGTGGGGTTGCACGCTGGAGCGATTGGCGCCGCATTTTCGCCTGCACCTGGTGGATTTACCCGGCTATGGTCGCAGCCAGGGTTTTGGCGCGCTATCCCTGGCGCAGATGGCGGAGGTGGTGCTGGCGGCGGCACCGCCGCAGGCCTGGTGGCTGGGTTGGTCGTTGGGCGGGCTGGTCGTCAGCCAGATAGCCTTAACGCAACCGCAGCGCGTGCAGGGGCTGATTACCGTGGCGTCGTCGCCGTGCTTCTCCGCCCATGATGACTGGCCGGGGATCCGCCCTGACGTATTGAGCGGCTTTCAGCACCAGCTGAGCCATGATTTCCAGCGCACCGTGGAGCGGTTTTTGGCGTTGCAGACCTTGGGAACGGCCAGCGCCCGCCAGGATGCCCGTTTGCTGAAATCGGTGGTGTTGAGCCAACCGATGCCGGGCGTTGATGTGCTGAACGGCGGCCTGGAAATACTGCGCACCAGTGATTTGCGCCGGCCGATGGCGGCACTCACGCTGCCGTTGCTGCGGATTTATGGTTATCTTGATGGTTTGGTGCCGCGCAAGGTCGCCGCTCTGCTGGATGCTCAATGGCCGCAGTCGCGCTCGGTCATTATCCCCAAGGCCGCGCACGCGCCGTTTATTTCCCACCCGGAAGAGTTTGCTGAGGTGATAACCCGGTTTGTTGCCGAACGCTAG
- a CDS encoding FitA-like ribbon-helix-helix domain-containing protein, with protein sequence MATITIRNLDDDIKELLRIAAARNGHSMEEEARVILKQALVQRPPRYGLASRIQQHVAPLGGVELAQDAAGNPKK encoded by the coding sequence GTGGCGACTATCACCATCAGGAATCTTGACGACGACATCAAAGAGTTGCTGCGCATCGCCGCCGCCAGAAACGGCCACTCGATGGAAGAGGAAGCCCGGGTGATATTGAAACAGGCCCTGGTGCAAAGGCCGCCGCGCTATGGCCTGGCGAGCCGGATTCAGCAACACGTTGCGCCGCTGGGCGGCGTGGAACTGGCGCAGGACGCCGCCGGTAACCCCAAGAAATGA
- a CDS encoding Tex family protein, which produces MNEPLSRIIATELQARPEQVDSAIRLLDEGNTVPFIARYRKEVTGGLDDTQLRQLETRLGYLRELEDRRQTILKSIEEQGKLTEQLAGAINATLSKTELEDLYLPYKPKRRTRGQIAIEAGLEPLADTLWQDPQQQPETLAAQYVSEEKGVADVKAALDGARYILMERFAEDATLLAKVRDYLWKNAHLVAKVVEGKEEEGAKFRDYFDHHEPISQVPSHRALAMFRGRNEGILQLSLNADPQFEEAPRESHAEQIIINHLNLRLNNAPADGWRRAVVNWTWRIKVLLHLETELMGTVRERAEDEAINVFARNLHDLLMAAPAGMRATMGLDPGLRTGVKVAVVDATGKLVATDTIYPHTGQAAKAAAVVAALCIKHKVDLVAIGNGTASRETERFFAAVQKQFPEVQGQKVIVSEAGASVYSASELAALEFPNLDVSLRGAVSIARRLQDPLAELVKIEPKSIGVGQYQHDVSQSQLAKKLDSVVEDCVNAVGVDLNTASVPLLARVAGLTRIMAQNIVAWRDDNGRFSNRDQLLKVSRLGPKAFEQCAGFLRINHGDNPLDASTVHPETYPVVERILATTQQSLQDLMGNPSAVRSLKASDFTDAQFGVPTVTDILKELEKPGRDPRPEFKTATFADGVETLNDLQPGMILEGTVTNVTNFGAFVDIGVHQDGLVHISSLADKFVEDPHTVVKAGDIVKVKVMDVDLQRKRIALSMRLDEQPGEGTVRRGSNAPARDNGSRPAANKHKPRSVAGAPAGNSAMGDALAAAFGKKR; this is translated from the coding sequence ATGAATGAACCACTGAGCCGCATTATCGCGACAGAACTGCAGGCCCGCCCGGAACAAGTTGATTCGGCCATTCGCCTGCTGGATGAAGGAAATACCGTCCCGTTTATCGCCCGCTATCGTAAGGAAGTGACCGGCGGCCTGGACGACACACAGCTGCGCCAGTTGGAAACCCGCCTGGGCTATCTGCGCGAACTGGAAGACCGCCGCCAGACCATCCTCAAATCGATCGAGGAACAAGGCAAGCTGACCGAACAACTGGCAGGGGCGATTAACGCGACGCTCAGCAAAACTGAGCTGGAAGACCTCTACCTGCCGTACAAACCCAAGCGCCGCACCCGTGGGCAGATTGCCATTGAAGCCGGCCTGGAGCCACTGGCGGACACCCTGTGGCAAGATCCGCAGCAGCAGCCGGAAACCCTGGCGGCGCAGTACGTCAGCGAAGAAAAAGGCGTGGCGGATGTGAAAGCCGCCCTCGACGGCGCGCGCTACATCCTGATGGAACGCTTCGCCGAAGATGCCACCCTGCTGGCGAAAGTGCGCGACTATTTGTGGAAAAACGCCCACCTGGTAGCCAAAGTGGTTGAGGGCAAAGAAGAGGAAGGCGCTAAATTCCGCGACTACTTCGATCATCACGAACCGATTTCACAAGTGCCTTCACACCGCGCGCTGGCGATGTTCCGCGGCCGCAACGAAGGCATCCTGCAGCTGTCGTTGAATGCCGATCCGCAGTTTGAAGAAGCGCCGCGCGAAAGCCATGCGGAACAGATCATCATCAATCACCTCAACCTGCGCCTGAACAACGCCCCGGCGGACGGCTGGCGCCGGGCGGTGGTCAACTGGACCTGGCGCATCAAAGTGCTGCTGCACCTGGAAACCGAGCTGATGGGCACGGTGCGCGAGCGTGCGGAAGACGAAGCCATTAACGTTTTCGCCCGCAACCTGCACGATCTGCTGATGGCGGCGCCCGCCGGCATGCGCGCCACTATGGGGCTCGATCCGGGCCTGCGTACCGGGGTGAAAGTGGCGGTGGTCGACGCCACCGGCAAGCTGGTCGCCACCGATACCATTTACCCCCACACCGGCCAGGCCGCCAAGGCCGCCGCCGTGGTTGCCGCGCTGTGCATCAAACACAAGGTTGATCTGGTCGCCATCGGCAACGGCACCGCCTCACGCGAGACCGAACGCTTCTTCGCCGCGGTGCAAAAACAGTTCCCGGAAGTGCAGGGGCAGAAAGTGATCGTCAGTGAAGCCGGTGCCTCGGTGTACTCCGCCTCTGAATTGGCGGCGCTGGAGTTCCCGAACCTCGACGTTTCCCTGCGCGGTGCGGTGTCCATCGCCCGCCGCCTGCAGGATCCGCTGGCGGAGCTGGTGAAGATCGAACCTAAATCCATCGGCGTCGGCCAATACCAGCACGACGTCAGCCAAAGCCAACTGGCGAAGAAGCTGGATTCGGTGGTGGAAGATTGCGTAAACGCCGTCGGTGTGGATCTGAACACCGCATCCGTGCCGCTGCTGGCGCGCGTTGCCGGGTTAACGCGCATTATGGCGCAAAACATCGTCGCCTGGCGCGATGACAACGGCCGCTTCAGCAACCGCGACCAGTTGCTGAAGGTCAGCCGTCTGGGGCCGAAAGCCTTCGAGCAATGCGCCGGCTTCCTGCGCATCAACCACGGCGACAACCCGCTGGACGCTTCCACCGTGCACCCGGAAACCTACCCGGTGGTGGAACGCATCCTGGCGACTACCCAGCAAAGCCTGCAGGATCTGATGGGTAACCCAAGCGCCGTGCGCAGCCTGAAGGCCAGCGATTTCACCGATGCGCAGTTCGGCGTGCCAACGGTGACCGACATCCTGAAAGAGCTGGAAAAACCCGGCCGCGATCCGCGCCCGGAATTCAAAACCGCCACCTTTGCCGACGGCGTGGAAACCCTCAACGATCTGCAACCGGGGATGATCCTGGAAGGCACCGTCACCAACGTCACCAACTTTGGCGCGTTCGTTGATATCGGCGTACATCAGGATGGGCTGGTGCACATCTCTTCGCTGGCGGATAAGTTCGTCGAGGATCCGCACACCGTGGTGAAAGCCGGCGACATCGTCAAAGTCAAAGTGATGGATGTGGATCTGCAGCGCAAGCGTATTGCACTGAGCATGCGCCTGGATGAACAGCCGGGTGAAGGCACTGTGCGCCGCGGCAGCAATGCTCCGGCGCGTGATAACGGCAGCCGCCCGGCGGCCAATAAGCACAAGCCCCGCAGCGTTGCCGGCGCCCCGGCAGGCAATAGCGCGATGGGCGATGCCCTGGCCGCCGCCTTCGGTAAAAAGCGCTAA